The proteins below are encoded in one region of Spirochaeta isovalerica:
- a CDS encoding UbiA-like polyprenyltransferase — MELIKKAAGKIGLIGSAVMIEHTIFSLPLAVMAFLLESSGKPEPMKVLWILLAVFGARNGANALNRIIDLHIDEANPRTAGRDLPSGRLKPFELGLFTAFCLGLFLFSAWKLNPLCLVLVPVALVLIFGYSFTKRFTFLCHYWLGITTSAAVMGSFLALRGAFELRFFPLTAGAALWVAGFDIIYAVQDIDHDRNEGIHSVPAFFGKKWGLDISALTHFGALVFWGANYFFFPLRIWYGIGLVAAAGLLAAQQLIARKGSIKRIPLASYHLNQLLSPLFLLFALLDIYLPGGLYGN; from the coding sequence TTGGAACTGATTAAAAAAGCCGCCGGCAAGATCGGCCTGATCGGATCGGCTGTGATGATAGAGCACACTATCTTTTCCCTTCCCCTGGCTGTTATGGCTTTTCTTCTGGAAAGCTCGGGAAAGCCCGAGCCGATGAAGGTTCTGTGGATACTGCTGGCCGTATTCGGCGCCCGGAACGGGGCGAATGCCTTGAACCGGATTATCGACCTCCATATAGACGAAGCAAACCCCCGGACGGCCGGTAGAGATCTGCCCTCGGGGAGGCTGAAGCCCTTCGAGCTGGGTCTTTTCACGGCATTCTGCCTGGGGCTCTTTCTCTTTTCCGCCTGGAAGCTCAATCCCCTCTGCCTGGTTCTGGTTCCTGTAGCTCTGGTTCTCATATTCGGCTACTCTTTTACCAAGCGCTTTACCTTTCTCTGCCACTACTGGTTGGGTATCACCACTTCCGCGGCGGTTATGGGAAGCTTTCTCGCTTTGCGGGGAGCTTTTGAACTGCGGTTCTTTCCTCTTACCGCCGGTGCGGCTCTCTGGGTGGCTGGCTTCGATATCATTTACGCCGTTCAGGATATAGATCACGACCGGAATGAGGGGATACATTCGGTTCCGGCCTTTTTCGGAAAGAAATGGGGTCTCGATATATCAGCCCTGACTCATTTCGGGGCGCTGGTTTTCTGGGGAGCGAATTACTTTTTCTTCCCCCTGCGGATCTGGTACGGCATCGGACTGGTTGCGGCGGCCGGGCTTCTCGCAGCCCAGCAGCTGATTGCCAGGAAGGGAAGCATCAAGCGGATTCCCCTGGCTTCCTATCATCTGAATCAGCTGCTCTCTCCCCTCTTTCTTCTATTTGCGCTTCTGGATATCTATCTTCCCGGAGGTCTCTATGGAAATTGA
- a CDS encoding menaquinone biosynthesis decarboxylase, which produces MAYKNLRDFIKELEKREDLKRISHPVDSRLEITEITDRVSKAYGPALLFENVKGSDYPVLINAFGSYERMALALGCNSIDEKAQELEELLDWAFSQMVKIDFASFLPKAKWARLFFPHKVLKAPCQEVIEHEPDLSKLPVLTCWPGDGGPFFTLPLVITKDPETGSQNMGMYRLQVFDKNTTGMHWHLHKDGAHYYQKYKARGERMPVAVALGDDPAVTYAATAPLPEGVSELFFAGYLRGKPVETVKCVTCDLEVPAQAEFILEGYVDPSEPLRREGPFGDHTGYYSLADDYPVFHVTCITHRKNPIYPATIVGQPPMEDCYMAKATERLFLPLLKRMIPEIVDMNLPLEGVFHNCAIISIEKRYPGQVHKVLNAIWGLGQMMYTKMIIVVDHDVDVQNLSVVMWKVFNNIDAGRDLILSQGPLDALDHASPLPRFGTRIGIDATKKGAMDNHHREWPEDIKMSEDVKERIDAIWGELGLGTD; this is translated from the coding sequence ATGGCATATAAAAATCTGCGGGACTTCATAAAAGAACTTGAAAAGAGAGAGGATCTCAAGCGGATTTCCCATCCCGTGGATTCCCGTCTAGAGATCACCGAGATAACAGACAGGGTTTCCAAAGCTTACGGCCCGGCTCTGCTCTTCGAGAATGTCAAAGGATCCGATTATCCCGTACTGATAAACGCTTTCGGAAGTTACGAACGGATGGCTCTGGCTCTGGGATGTAATTCCATTGATGAAAAAGCGCAGGAGCTGGAAGAGCTTCTGGATTGGGCTTTCTCCCAGATGGTGAAGATAGACTTCGCCAGCTTCCTACCCAAAGCGAAGTGGGCACGGCTTTTCTTTCCCCATAAAGTATTAAAAGCTCCCTGTCAGGAAGTCATCGAACACGAACCGGATCTGAGCAAACTGCCGGTCCTGACCTGCTGGCCGGGAGACGGCGGACCTTTTTTCACCCTTCCCCTTGTGATAACAAAAGATCCGGAGACAGGTTCCCAGAATATGGGTATGTACCGTCTTCAGGTCTTTGATAAAAATACGACGGGCATGCACTGGCACCTTCATAAGGACGGCGCCCACTACTATCAGAAATACAAAGCAAGGGGCGAGAGAATGCCCGTCGCCGTGGCGCTGGGAGATGATCCCGCTGTCACCTATGCGGCGACAGCACCTCTGCCCGAAGGTGTGTCGGAGCTGTTTTTCGCCGGATATCTGAGAGGCAAACCCGTGGAAACGGTCAAATGCGTCACATGCGACCTCGAAGTACCCGCCCAGGCGGAGTTCATTCTGGAGGGTTATGTCGATCCTTCCGAACCGTTGCGAAGAGAAGGCCCCTTCGGGGACCATACGGGTTACTACTCTCTGGCGGACGATTATCCCGTATTTCATGTGACATGTATTACCCACAGAAAAAACCCGATCTACCCGGCGACAATAGTAGGGCAGCCGCCCATGGAAGACTGCTATATGGCGAAGGCGACGGAACGTCTCTTTCTGCCGCTGCTGAAAAGAATGATCCCCGAGATCGTGGATATGAACCTTCCCCTTGAGGGAGTTTTCCATAACTGCGCCATCATCTCCATTGAAAAGCGCTATCCCGGCCAGGTCCACAAGGTCCTGAACGCCATCTGGGGTCTGGGGCAGATGATGTACACCAAGATGATTATCGTCGTCGACCACGATGTGGATGTTCAGAATCTGAGCGTCGTCATGTGGAAAGTTTTCAACAATATCGATGCGGGCCGTGACCTTATCCTTTCCCAGGGACCTCTCGACGCTCTGGATCACGCATCTCCCCTGCCCCGTTTCGGGACGCGCATCGGCATTGACGCCACAAAAAAAGGCGCCATGGACAACCACCACAGGGAGTGGCCCGAAGATATTAAAATGAGCGAAGATGTGAAAGAGCGGATCGATGCGATCTGGGGGGAACTGGGTCTTGGAACTGATTAA
- a CDS encoding ABC transporter substrate-binding protein: protein MKTRLCLILCGLLVLTGLNAKGKQEAENQDKKVRIGFMPDPGALPLIVMDDVEAIPFMSAKERDIALAAGELDGISGDMIGLFHFEKSGSPLKILTLTECRFFITAHPDHANDGVYQVGISENTVIEYMVDTLLNGEKVEKIAVPQVPVRLEMLRTGKLPMACLSDGLAWPLLADGFVNLKDQADTDLTPTILAFSEKFLNENPGRAEALKASWNDAVRKINADPEKFHPQLLDAIRLPDAKDFPMPDFKEITLPTEEYFNSVKDWYETKYDLKLDVSRDGMVIH from the coding sequence ATGAAAACAAGGTTGTGTTTAATACTCTGCGGATTGCTGGTTCTCACCGGACTTAATGCAAAGGGTAAACAGGAAGCAGAGAATCAGGATAAGAAAGTGAGAATCGGATTTATGCCCGATCCCGGTGCCCTTCCCCTCATAGTGATGGACGATGTGGAAGCCATTCCCTTTATGAGCGCCAAAGAGCGCGATATCGCTCTGGCAGCGGGAGAACTGGACGGGATTTCCGGCGATATGATCGGTCTTTTCCATTTTGAGAAAAGCGGATCGCCTCTGAAGATTCTCACTCTCACGGAGTGCCGTTTTTTTATTACCGCCCACCCCGATCACGCAAACGACGGGGTTTATCAGGTGGGAATTTCGGAAAACACTGTTATCGAATATATGGTGGATACCCTTCTTAATGGTGAAAAAGTGGAAAAAATCGCCGTTCCCCAGGTTCCGGTTCGTCTGGAAATGCTGAGAACCGGAAAGCTGCCCATGGCCTGTCTCTCCGACGGCCTCGCATGGCCCCTCCTGGCTGATGGATTCGTCAATCTGAAAGATCAGGCCGATACGGACCTGACCCCGACGATCCTGGCCTTCTCCGAAAAGTTTCTCAATGAAAATCCCGGAAGAGCCGAAGCTCTTAAGGCATCGTGGAATGACGCTGTGAGAAAAATTAATGCCGATCCGGAGAAGTTCCATCCCCAGCTGCTCGATGCGATCCGTCTCCCCGATGCGAAAGACTTTCCCATGCCCGACTTCAAGGAGATTACTCTACCTACTGAAGAGTACTTCAATTCCGTAAAAGACTGGTACGAAACAAAATATGATCTTAAACTGGATGTATCCAGAGACGGGATGGTTATACACTGA
- a CDS encoding GGDEF domain-containing protein — MFSTGKGMSLRFRFSIITFLLLIAASVLTYALVAKIVSSVVDSWGRRVVEIQVLNDSARILQPLEREIGIAQEMAGNTAIQSLARHPEDSGLFEPALSEMENYRQKFQSHSYFVALNRNGSYYHNNAENEYSGSELRYYLNPENEADIWFYRLIEEGLDFHLNVNPDAELGITNLWIDILMRDIAGDIGDEILGVVGTGIPLEVFLSEVVNVHQAGVTTLFVDRYGAIQLYRDPEMIDYASFVKPEQDKHTIDLLLTDPGECAQAYAIMEKLLEADDLQKIETLKAVIGGEQILAGIAYLPTIGWYEISLLNIGEIMPVSRFIPAIIIFILILIGVLIILSLFLRIEIFKPIGALEKATRRLGKDSHEELDLPSGKGEIDALIKSFASMADAIRFYTDDLEKQVEARTAELKDLMLTDPLTGLLNRRGMTERLKGQNERSARTKETFGLIWIDIDYFKEVNDSFGHAMGDTVLTAVSSIFIESIRPYDHASRWGGDEFLILLSPETPDDLRRIIDRLLSSIRSWSSPDAPSLTISIGATTSDGGESIDEVLQRADEALYSAKNSGRNRAVIAD, encoded by the coding sequence ATGTTCTCTACAGGCAAAGGCATGAGCCTCAGATTCCGCTTCTCCATTATCACTTTCCTGCTGCTCATAGCCGCATCGGTCCTGACTTACGCTCTCGTCGCAAAAATCGTCTCATCGGTTGTGGACAGCTGGGGGCGGAGGGTCGTGGAAATACAGGTCCTCAACGACTCGGCGCGCATTCTCCAGCCTCTGGAACGGGAAATCGGCATAGCTCAGGAAATGGCTGGCAATACAGCCATTCAAAGCCTGGCCCGTCACCCGGAAGATTCCGGTTTATTCGAGCCCGCCTTATCGGAGATGGAGAATTACCGTCAGAAGTTCCAGTCCCACAGCTATTTCGTCGCCCTGAACCGGAACGGTTCCTATTATCACAATAACGCGGAGAATGAATACAGCGGAAGCGAGCTTCGCTACTATCTGAATCCGGAAAATGAGGCGGACATATGGTTCTACAGGCTGATCGAAGAAGGTCTGGATTTCCACCTCAATGTCAATCCCGATGCGGAACTGGGCATAACCAATTTGTGGATCGATATTCTCATGCGGGATATCGCCGGCGATATAGGTGATGAGATCCTCGGAGTCGTCGGCACGGGCATCCCCCTTGAAGTTTTTCTCTCGGAAGTCGTCAATGTTCACCAGGCGGGCGTCACGACGTTATTCGTCGACAGATACGGCGCCATACAGCTCTATCGCGACCCCGAAATGATCGATTATGCCAGTTTTGTAAAGCCGGAACAGGATAAGCACACGATCGATCTGCTCCTGACCGACCCCGGGGAATGCGCGCAGGCTTATGCGATTATGGAAAAGCTTCTTGAAGCCGATGATCTTCAAAAGATCGAAACCTTGAAAGCTGTAATCGGGGGAGAACAGATCCTCGCGGGGATAGCCTATCTGCCGACGATCGGCTGGTACGAAATTTCTCTTCTGAATATCGGGGAAATCATGCCGGTCTCCCGATTCATTCCCGCCATAATCATATTCATTCTCATTCTCATCGGAGTTCTGATTATTTTGAGCCTGTTTCTCAGGATCGAGATATTCAAGCCAATAGGGGCGCTCGAAAAAGCGACCCGGAGGCTGGGCAAGGATTCTCACGAAGAGCTGGATCTCCCATCGGGCAAAGGGGAAATCGACGCCCTGATAAAGAGCTTCGCCTCCATGGCAGATGCGATACGATTTTATACAGACGATCTGGAAAAGCAGGTGGAAGCGAGAACGGCCGAACTCAAAGACCTGATGCTAACCGATCCTCTGACCGGCCTTCTCAACAGGAGAGGGATGACGGAAAGGCTGAAGGGCCAGAATGAGCGGAGCGCCAGAACGAAAGAGACTTTCGGACTGATATGGATCGATATAGACTATTTCAAAGAAGTCAACGATTCCTTCGGCCACGCAATGGGCGATACGGTTCTCACAGCCGTTTCTTCGATCTTTATAGAATCGATCCGGCCCTATGATCACGCTTCCCGATGGGGCGGCGATGAGTTCCTCATTCTCCTCTCTCCTGAAACGCCGGACGATCTCCGCCGGATCATTGACCGCCTCCTGTCCAGTATCCGTTCATGGTCCAGCCCGGACGCTCCATCTCTGACAATCAGCATCGGGGCCACCACTTCCGATGGCGGCGAGTCGATCGACGAAGTCCTGCAGAGAGCCGATGAAGCCCTCTATTCAGCCAAAAACAGCGGCCGGAACCGGGCCGTCATAGCCGATTGA
- a CDS encoding ADP-ribosylglycohydrolase family protein: MDKSTAVFMLYPPPGMESMGQLNSTDLSITSFVRVSKSSFVQSVTLCQQSVPESIICFLESENFEDALRNAISLGGDADTQAAIAGSIAEAFYNEIPLEMIEFALSRLSFHLLEIVKRYSIQFLDSKYVNIIEEMMTIKEKSLEEI, encoded by the coding sequence ATGGATAAATCCACGGCGGTCTTCATGCTGTATCCGCCTCCGGGCATGGAAAGTATGGGACAGTTGAATTCGACCGATTTATCGATTACCAGTTTTGTCAGAGTTTCAAAATCTTCGTTTGTCCAATCCGTTACGTTGTGTCAGCAATCAGTTCCCGAATCAATAATCTGTTTTCTCGAGTCAGAGAATTTTGAAGATGCTCTAAGAAATGCTATTTCACTGGGAGGTGATGCGGACACCCAGGCAGCTATTGCCGGATCAATAGCCGAAGCTTTCTATAATGAGATCCCTTTGGAAATGATAGAATTTGCTCTTAGCCGTCTGAGTTTTCATTTACTTGAGATTGTAAAGAGATATTCTATCCAATTTCTCGACTCGAAATATGTTAATATTATTGAAGAAATGATGACGATAAAAGAAAAATCTCTGGAGGAGATTTAA
- the hrpB gene encoding ATP-dependent helicase HrpB, with translation MNRDLPVYDVMPQILETLERESSLVIEAPPGAGKTTAVPLELIDRPWLKGKKIVMLEPRRLAARNAAWWMARQLGEKTGERVGYSVHLDRKVSDRTIIEVVTEGVFLNRLVRDPELGDTALVIFDEFHERSLDADLALTLLKESREILREDLKIMVMSATLDAAPVAEYLGSAPVISSEGKSYPVEIRYREDRDRDLIDHTVWIIREAVREERGSILVFLPGVGEIRRVQSMLSDSLPGSIEVFPLYGNLSREEQELAIEPAEEGKRKIVLATSIAESSLTIKGIRVVIDSGLIRTPRFDPRMGMDSLETLPVSRASADQRTGRAGRLESGLCYRLWNEHKRLDPFGEPGIAVEDLCGLALVLARWGYNDYSKLTWLTRPNDSIFRGGRMLLEELGAVDRTGITGKGKQISDLPLHPRLGAMVLDGDKAGAPRKARDLAAILSERDCLRFPRDYHQTDILYRLEALTGKTPPGGSIDRNAANRIKEYSRSMGKGKKEQSTVSEITAGSLLLSAYPDRVGKRRADGTYSLSNGSQASIEEGDSLSHCDYLVIPSLGGTGSVPRISLAAALREEEILEKLGEAIREEETLDFDKEKNRFAALKMRKLGHLVLKEQKLNSIEPERFREALCRYLAQGGLNDLNWNKEATLFRNRILFLRREGFEEYPDLRDEALTENMDWLTPFLGAVNLKSRLAEIPLLDALKGLVDWTQLRQLDELAPTHLIVPSGSKIPIDYSEKEPFLRVRLQELFGLDRTPLLCGGKHQLTIHLLSPASRPIQITRDLKSFWDNTYNEVKKDLKGRYPKHYWPDNPYEAEPTNRAKRRK, from the coding sequence ATGAACCGTGACCTTCCCGTATACGATGTAATGCCTCAAATTCTGGAAACTCTCGAAAGGGAATCTTCCCTGGTTATCGAGGCGCCTCCCGGAGCGGGGAAGACCACAGCCGTCCCCCTTGAACTGATCGATCGGCCCTGGTTGAAGGGAAAAAAAATAGTCATGCTGGAACCCAGGCGGCTGGCCGCACGGAACGCCGCCTGGTGGATGGCCCGGCAGCTGGGAGAAAAGACCGGTGAACGGGTCGGATATTCGGTTCATCTGGACAGAAAAGTATCGGACCGCACAATCATCGAAGTGGTTACAGAAGGGGTGTTTCTCAACAGACTGGTTCGCGACCCGGAACTGGGCGATACGGCTCTAGTCATTTTCGACGAATTTCACGAACGCTCTCTCGATGCCGATCTGGCTCTTACGCTTCTAAAGGAGAGCCGGGAGATTCTCCGGGAAGACCTGAAGATTATGGTCATGTCGGCCACCCTCGATGCGGCTCCCGTTGCCGAATATCTGGGCAGCGCACCGGTAATATCCAGCGAGGGAAAAAGCTACCCCGTCGAGATCCGCTACAGGGAGGACCGGGACCGGGATCTGATCGACCACACGGTCTGGATTATCAGGGAAGCGGTCAGGGAGGAAAGGGGCAGCATTCTTGTCTTTCTTCCGGGCGTCGGGGAAATCCGGCGAGTCCAGTCGATGCTCTCAGATTCTCTTCCCGGTTCTATTGAAGTCTTTCCTCTTTATGGAAACCTTTCGCGGGAGGAACAGGAACTGGCTATCGAACCGGCCGAAGAGGGAAAACGTAAAATCGTTCTCGCGACCTCCATTGCCGAATCGAGCCTGACGATAAAAGGAATCCGGGTGGTCATCGATTCGGGGCTGATACGTACTCCCCGGTTCGATCCCCGGATGGGAATGGACAGCCTGGAAACTCTGCCTGTCTCCCGGGCATCGGCCGATCAGAGAACGGGACGGGCGGGACGGCTTGAAAGCGGCCTATGTTACCGCCTCTGGAATGAACACAAACGGCTCGATCCCTTCGGAGAACCGGGAATCGCCGTTGAAGACCTCTGCGGTCTGGCGCTGGTTCTCGCCCGTTGGGGCTATAACGACTACAGTAAACTGACATGGCTGACCAGACCGAATGACTCGATCTTCCGTGGCGGACGGATGCTTCTGGAGGAACTGGGCGCCGTCGACAGGACAGGGATAACCGGAAAAGGAAAGCAAATCAGCGATCTGCCGCTACACCCCCGACTGGGAGCCATGGTTCTGGATGGAGATAAAGCCGGAGCCCCCCGAAAAGCCAGAGATCTGGCGGCTATCCTTTCCGAGAGAGACTGCCTGCGATTCCCCAGGGATTATCATCAGACTGACATATTATACAGACTGGAAGCTCTGACAGGTAAGACCCCTCCCGGAGGATCAATCGACAGGAATGCGGCAAACCGGATCAAGGAGTACAGCCGTTCCATGGGGAAAGGGAAAAAAGAGCAGAGTACCGTTTCAGAAATTACTGCCGGTTCGCTTCTCCTATCAGCATACCCCGATAGAGTCGGAAAAAGAAGGGCTGATGGAACCTATTCTCTTTCCAACGGCAGCCAGGCTTCGATTGAAGAAGGAGATTCTCTCTCCCACTGCGATTATCTGGTTATTCCCTCGCTGGGAGGAACAGGATCTGTTCCGCGGATTTCTCTTGCCGCTGCTCTGAGGGAAGAGGAAATTCTGGAAAAACTCGGAGAGGCGATCAGAGAAGAGGAAACGCTGGACTTCGATAAAGAAAAAAACCGCTTTGCCGCTCTGAAAATGAGAAAACTCGGCCACCTGGTTCTGAAAGAACAGAAACTGAACAGCATTGAACCGGAACGTTTCCGCGAAGCGCTGTGCCGCTATCTGGCACAAGGCGGTTTGAATGACCTGAACTGGAACAAAGAAGCGACACTGTTCCGCAACCGTATTCTCTTCCTTCGCCGCGAAGGTTTCGAGGAATACCCCGATCTCAGAGATGAAGCCCTTACAGAGAATATGGATTGGCTGACGCCTTTTCTCGGAGCTGTAAACCTGAAAAGCCGGTTAGCCGAGATTCCTCTTCTCGATGCCTTGAAGGGGTTGGTTGACTGGACACAGCTCAGGCAATTGGATGAACTGGCACCGACACACCTCATCGTGCCCAGCGGATCGAAAATTCCCATTGATTATTCTGAAAAGGAACCATTCCTGAGGGTGAGGCTGCAGGAGCTTTTCGGACTGGACAGAACGCCTCTTCTCTGCGGAGGAAAGCATCAGCTGACAATCCATCTTCTCTCGCCGGCCTCCCGTCCCATTCAGATAACCAGAGACTTGAAAAGCTTCTGGGATAACACCTACAATGAAGTGAAAAAGGACCTGAAAGGCCGGTACCCCAAACACTACTGGCCCGATAATCCCTATGAGGCCGAGCCCACGAACCGGGCGAAGAGGAGAAAATAA
- a CDS encoding glycosyltransferase: MIISGQFNDSLAPIMDGVAITAQNYAFWLNKKYSPSFAIGPRVPGYRDSQEHILRFASLPIQRKGPYRLGLPRIDRSFNERIETIPFDIVHAHCPFVSGGYALSLSKKRNIPMVATFHSKYRDDFARWLPLDTPLDQLIKLIVQFYDSADAVWVPNEAIIDTLRSYGYKGPVDYVPNGSDIAVQENEDRKELIRSGRQLLRTDDSSPVFLYVGQHRWVKNIRRIIEALKILHDRGMDFQMRFVGNGSDLQEMENLVRKPGLREKVQFIGPVYDRKELKAIYSTADLFLFPSLYDNASLATREAAGLSVPTVFIEGATTANGVVDKVNGFLSSDTSEAYADKITEILADRDLLRKTGEGAYRDLYRSWESVAGIVFDKYNQLIEEYKFMKLKKIS, from the coding sequence ATGATTATTAGCGGTCAATTCAATGATTCTCTGGCGCCGATTATGGATGGAGTGGCTATAACCGCCCAGAACTATGCCTTTTGGCTCAACAAAAAATACAGTCCTTCATTTGCCATAGGACCGAGGGTTCCCGGATACAGGGATTCGCAGGAGCACATCCTCCGATTCGCCTCCCTGCCTATTCAGAGAAAAGGGCCCTACCGGCTCGGGCTGCCCAGAATAGATAGATCATTTAATGAAAGGATTGAAACAATACCTTTCGATATAGTCCACGCCCACTGCCCTTTTGTCAGCGGCGGCTATGCTCTCTCGTTGTCAAAGAAACGGAACATCCCCATGGTGGCGACTTTCCATTCCAAATACCGCGACGATTTTGCCCGGTGGCTTCCTCTGGACACCCCGCTGGATCAGCTGATTAAACTCATAGTTCAGTTCTACGACAGCGCCGATGCTGTATGGGTTCCCAATGAAGCGATAATAGATACCCTGAGATCATACGGATATAAAGGGCCTGTCGATTATGTTCCGAACGGCAGCGATATTGCCGTTCAGGAAAATGAAGACAGGAAAGAGCTGATCCGTTCGGGAAGACAGCTGCTCAGAACCGATGACTCTTCTCCGGTCTTTCTCTATGTGGGACAGCACCGATGGGTGAAAAACATCCGCCGGATTATCGAAGCCCTGAAAATTCTTCATGACCGGGGAATGGATTTCCAGATGCGCTTTGTCGGTAACGGAAGCGACCTTCAGGAAATGGAGAATCTGGTCAGGAAACCGGGGCTGCGGGAAAAAGTTCAGTTTATAGGTCCCGTCTATGACCGCAAGGAGCTGAAAGCGATTTACAGTACAGCCGATCTCTTTCTGTTCCCCTCGCTTTACGATAATGCTTCGCTGGCGACAAGAGAAGCAGCGGGATTGTCTGTTCCTACAGTATTCATCGAAGGGGCTACGACGGCAAACGGCGTAGTCGATAAGGTAAACGGCTTTTTAAGCAGCGATACATCGGAAGCTTATGCTGATAAAATAACAGAAATTCTGGCTGATAGAGACCTGTTGCGCAAGACAGGGGAAGGGGCCTACAGAGACCTCTACCGCTCCTGGGAAAGCGTAGCCGGCATTGTCTTTGATAAGTACAATCAGCTGATTGAAGAATACAAATTTATGAAACTGAAGAAAATCTCCTGA
- a CDS encoding GNAT family N-acetyltransferase: MTVTELNDKNLTSFLAYCRDHKYDHDESFLYDEDLKDFAIGPENPTWLLFDGDDLRGVLSLICDEYFVKGKRARIRIFHCEKTDIENYRSLLEAALPLDCPVDKMEMFLPDKLKETQSLIRDLGFTYYRTSFVMVRKNKEKTAARFPEGFSLKAIDPQRDAELYGEIRNAAFRNLKGSETPLSREDVLKHYNDKSVLTGGMAILRDGDKGAGIVRVIKEEDETGIYSFIAPIALIPEYQGRGLGKELLKAGISIGQENGLDDCMLVVNGENEQALRLYKGAGFEIDMSVSCFTFSSLL; this comes from the coding sequence ATGACCGTAACAGAACTGAATGATAAAAATCTCACCTCTTTCCTCGCTTACTGCAGAGATCACAAATATGATCACGATGAATCCTTTCTCTATGATGAGGATCTGAAAGATTTTGCAATCGGCCCGGAGAATCCCACATGGCTGCTTTTCGATGGAGATGACCTCCGGGGAGTCCTTTCGCTTATCTGTGATGAGTACTTCGTAAAGGGGAAGCGGGCCCGTATCCGGATTTTCCACTGCGAAAAGACTGATATTGAGAATTACCGCTCACTTCTGGAAGCGGCCCTCCCCCTCGATTGTCCCGTAGACAAAATGGAAATGTTTCTCCCCGATAAGCTGAAAGAGACTCAGAGCCTGATCAGGGATCTCGGATTTACCTATTACCGCACGTCCTTCGTCATGGTGCGGAAGAACAAAGAAAAGACTGCGGCCCGTTTTCCCGAGGGTTTCTCTCTGAAAGCGATTGATCCCCAAAGGGATGCGGAACTGTACGGAGAGATCCGGAATGCCGCTTTCAGGAACCTTAAGGGCTCGGAAACACCTTTGAGCCGTGAAGATGTGCTGAAACACTATAATGACAAATCGGTTCTGACCGGAGGAATGGCTATCCTCAGAGATGGAGATAAAGGCGCCGGCATAGTCAGAGTGATAAAAGAGGAAGATGAAACGGGAATTTACAGCTTTATCGCTCCCATTGCCCTGATCCCGGAATACCAGGGGAGAGGACTGGGAAAAGAACTGCTGAAAGCGGGCATTTCCATAGGTCAGGAAAACGGACTGGACGACTGCATGCTGGTGGTTAACGGCGAGAACGAGCAGGCGCTCCGGTTGTACAAAGGCGCGGGATTCGAGATAGATATGTCCGTGTCCTGCTTTACTTTTTCTTCTTTGTTGTAG